The genomic region CCCGCGCTCGCCAGGGCGGTCGCCACGGCGAGCGCGCCCACGATTCGGACAAAGCTTCTGCGCATGAGAAATCCTCCGGAGTTGTGTCTCGGACGGCGAAAACGGCTTGACAGCCGATCAAGATGTGAGCGCTAACATGCCGATGATGTGATGGTGGTCACGGCTTTGTCAACCCCGAACTCGCTGTGAATGTGAGCGCTAACAAAGTCGTTGACACCCGGAGAATGTGAGCGTTAACATCCGTCCATGTGTAACGCCGGTCACAGCGGCCGGTGACGGTTCGAGATCTCGCACAATCGTTCAAAAACCCATCTTCACCTGCATTTATTCCACGAATAGGCCGATTGTGAAGGAGCTGTCGTGAACAAAATCCTGACCGCGGTGCTGAGCATCGCGACGGCCGGTGTGCTGGCGGCGTGCGGCAGCGGACCGGCGCCAAGATCCGACGGCGGCGACGCCGGTGGACGGCTGACGATGGGCTTCTCCCAGGTCGGCGCGGAGAGTGGCTGGCGAACTGCCAACACCACCTCCATCCAGGACGCCGCCAAGGCCGCCGACGTGGACCTGAAGTTCTCCGACGCCAACGGCAAACAGGAGAACCAGATCTCGGCGATCCGCTCGTTCATCCAGCAGCGCGTCGACGTGATCGCGTTCAGCCCGGTGGTGCGCACCGGCTGGGACGCCGTCCTGCTGGAGGCCAAGGCCGCCGGCATTCCGGTCATCCTCACCGACCGTGCCGTCGACACCACCGAACCCGACGTCTACGTGACGTTCTTGGGCGCGGACTTCGTGCAGGAGGGCCGGTGGGCCGGTGAGTGGGTGGTCAAGGAGTTCGCCTCGGCCACCGGCCCGGTCAACATCGTCCAGCTCGAGGGCACCACGGGTTCCGATCCCGCGCTCGAACGCACCAGCGGCTTCGCCGAGGCCATCAAGGCCAATCCCAATCTCAAGGTGATCGCCTCGCAGACAGGCGATTTCACGCGGTCAGGCGGTAAGCAGGTGATGGAGGCGTTCCTCAAGGCGCATCCGGACATCGATGTCGTGTTCGCGCAGAACGACGACATGGGGCTCGGCGCGATCGAGGCCATCGAGGCGGCGGGCAAGAAGCCCGGTGAGGACATCAAGATCGTCGCCATCGACGCCACCCGCGACGGGATGCAGGCCACCGCCGACGGCAAGTTCAACTTCCTCGTCGAATGCAACCCGCTGCTCGGACCCGAGCTGATGGACATCGCCAAGAAGGTCGTCGCCGGCGAGAGCGTACCGCCCCGGATCGTCACCCCGGACGAGACGTTCGACCAGGCGCAGGCAGCCGCGGCGCTGCCCGACCGCAAGTACTGAGACCGCCGGACCGGAGGACTGCGATGACGGCACCGACGCCGGTGGTGGAGATGAGAGGCATCACCATCGACTTCCCGGGCGTCAAGGCGCTCGACGGGGTCGACTTCCGCCTGCTGCCGGGCGAGATCCACGCCCTGATGGGGGAGAACGGCGCCGGTAAGTCGACGCTGATCAAGGCCCTCACCGGGGTGTACGACACCGACGCCGGGTCCATCGTCGTCGACGGCGTCGAACAGCGGTTCGCCGGGCCCCGGCAGGCGCAGGAGGCCGGC from Mycolicibacterium phlei harbors:
- a CDS encoding ABC transporter substrate-binding protein — translated: MNKILTAVLSIATAGVLAACGSGPAPRSDGGDAGGRLTMGFSQVGAESGWRTANTTSIQDAAKAADVDLKFSDANGKQENQISAIRSFIQQRVDVIAFSPVVRTGWDAVLLEAKAAGIPVILTDRAVDTTEPDVYVTFLGADFVQEGRWAGEWVVKEFASATGPVNIVQLEGTTGSDPALERTSGFAEAIKANPNLKVIASQTGDFTRSGGKQVMEAFLKAHPDIDVVFAQNDDMGLGAIEAIEAAGKKPGEDIKIVAIDATRDGMQATADGKFNFLVECNPLLGPELMDIAKKVVAGESVPPRIVTPDETFDQAQAAAALPDRKY